CAAAATTGAGTAGCACAGTTAGGGTAGGAGAGATGTCTAAAGGTAAGGGGATAAGAGGTTTCAAAGAGAACTGAGGAAGATTTTCTTTTCTCCCGGAAGGGTGGTTGAATCTGGAAACATTGCCTGAGGGAGTGGTGGAGGCAGTACATTTAAGGCCAGCACTTGAAATGCCAAGGTGTAGAAAGCAACAGTTCCAGTGAAGGGATTgaagggacattgcctcaagattcaggagtgtaggtttagaacagagatgaggaggaactgcttttcctagagagtggtgaatctgtggaattctctccccaataaagcagtggaggcttcctcagtaaatatatttaagacaaggttggatagattgttgcatagtaggggaattaaggattatggggaaaaggcaagtaggtggagatgagaccatggccggatcagccatgatcctattgaatggcggagcaggcttgacagaccagatggctgactcctgctcctatttcttatcttcttatTTCTCCCATCATGTCCCTTTTCACTGACCTCCTTCAGCTAAGGGGTCTGACTGTAACCAGGTGCCCCTTAGTAACTTTATCCCCTCCCTGATGCATCAGGGTCAGAAGCTTAGACTCCAGCTAATCAATTCTGAGTTGAATTTCCTTGAACTGAAGATTTAGTCACCGTGGATCACAACGGTTATCAGTTTCTcttcatagaatcacagaatggTTAAATTACAAAAGGACACAGTAGGAGCTGATTGTCTACTTGAGAAACTCACATCAATTATGATGTTAGCTAAAGGAGAGGTTCTACACACGGAGTTTTATTTCTCTGGAGCATTGAAGGCTGAGGGCTTGGGAAGGATAGTATGGACTCaaagggccaaacggcctgtttctCTGACTCTAGAGCTCTATTGATGTGGGTTTAGTGTCAAATATGGACCAGGTTGGATGAGAATGACAATTCCCTCCCCTAATATTGGTGTTAAACCCAATCCCAGCGGTTCCATCGGCACTGAGAGTAGATTTGTTTTCATAATCAGATGCAGTGGCAGGGTTTAGACTTGTATTTCTGGATTGTTAGTCCAGTACTGGGAGTTCCTTATCCTACCAGCCAGCAGTATCCGATTCGTCCACCCCGCGCTGCCTGTCTCAATTCTTCTCAGATATTTAATGCTCCTTCTTTACTCAGTCCTTACCTCACCGATGTCCATCGTCTTCCAGCACCGCACTGCACACTCTCCTACACATTGGGCTTAACTATGTGAAATACACCAACAGCGAGACACACCTCTGACCATGACATacccacagagtgaaactcccccaCCAACAGCGAGACACACCACGGAGCGTAACTCGCTCACAGACAGCGAGACACATCCACGGAGTGTAACTCGCTCACAGACAGCGAGACACATCCACGGAGTTAAACGCACCGATGAGGAGAGACACCCACAGTGACATCCACCCAACCCAGCCAAACTCGCGCACGAAACTGCGAGAGAGACAGACCCACCAACTGTCAAACTGAAATTAtacaacacactgtctcacacacgcacacacataaaATAATCACATACATTAATACGTGCCGCTGTCAAATAGCACAAACAGTAAAAAATATGCAACACACAGCAGACCCTTCGCGGTTATGTTGTGCCTGGTTGGTTTGTGATGCGTCTGGTTTGTATTTGGTCTGTATTGGCCAGGGTCCCGTGTTACTTTGCCTcggttgttttttttattttgttggGGTACGGTGAGGTTTAGCTGGTTTACACCGCATGCATTTAGCTTCTCTGGTCTGAGCTGCCCCTGTGGCGGGTTGCGAGGGGTTGATTCACCTTGTGCTGGGTTGATGCTTGGCTGTCTGAGCTGGGTTTGCGGGATTGTGCGGGCGCCGTGGTGCACTCGATGTTGTTGCATTGCCTCGCTGATCTCTCAGCCCTCCACTTCCCGTCCGCCCACACAACCCCACCCCCGGGACGGATGCGTTCAAAGGGTCCTTACCCATTCCAGGGATAAAGGTGTTGAGGAAGAGGCAGAAGACCGCCAGTGGGAAGGGCATGTAGGGGATGGCCGCCCTCAGCCTGCCCTTCTTCTCCCTCACTCGGACCACGGTGCCCAGATTGTGGGACAGGCGGTTCCGTGACCCAGCCCAGGCCTTCGGCTGCGGCACCTCCTTGCCCCCGGCCGCCTCCTGGAGACCTTGTTCCTGGGCGGATCCCGCCGCAACCCCGGGCTGCTCCCGATCCGATCCCGGATCCGATGGTCGTGCATTGATCCCACTTAGATCCTGGACGGATCCCGGGCCGCTCCCGGTTTGATCCCGATTTGATCCTGGTTGATCCAGTTTGATTCCGGATGCGTTTTTCATGGGTGGAACCCGATGTGATCCCTACTGACCCAGTGCGTTCCCGGATCTGCTGTTCCTGGATTGATCTGTGATCCCGACTAATGGAATGATCCTGGACCAGTTGCAGACCCCGATGGGATTCCGGACTTATATTCGGACTCAGTGCTCCTGGTGTTCGTGAACTGATGCCGGGTCCACAGTTCTGTCAACTGCCGCTCGTGTACTGATCTGCAACTTTCAACATCCAAGATGCCCCTGGATGAATCCCGATTAATTGACCCCGGTCTGCTCCTGGATCCGCGGATGCAGTACCGATCCGCTGTTATCCCGGATTCCCGCCCTTGCCGTTTTCCTCGCTGAGTCGGGCTCACTGAGCTGAGCATCTGGCTGAAAGAGCGCGGGAGTGAGCGTAAGCGAACTCTTAAAGAGACAGTAGCATCCGGACCTCACCCTTAAAGGGACAGTCATCCGGACCTCACCCTTAAAGAGACAGAAGCATCCAGACCTCACCCTTAAAGAGACAGTAGCATCCAGACCTCACTCTTAAAGGGACAGTCATCCAGACCTCACCCTTAAAGAGACAGAAGCATCCGGACCCCACTCTTAAAGGAACAGTAGCATCCGGACCTCACCCTTAAAGGGACAGAAGCATCCGGACCCCACTCTTAAAGGAACAGTAGCATCCGGACCTCACCCTTAAAGGGACAGTACAATCCGGACCCCACCCTTAAAGCGACAGTAGCATCCGGACCTCACCCTTAAAGGGACAGTAGAATccggaccccccccccacccttaaagGGACAGTCATCCAGACCTCATCCTTAAAGAGACAGTAACATCCGGACCTCACCCTTAAAGGGACAGTAACATCTGGACCTCACCCTTAAAGGGACAGTAGCATCCGGACCTCACCCTGAAAGAGACAGTAGCATCCGGACCTCACCCTTAATGAGACAGTAGCATCCGGACCTCACCCATAAACAGACAGTAGCATCCGGACCTCACCCTTAAAGAGACAGAAGAATCCGGACCTCACCCTTAAAGAGACAGAAGCATCTGGACCTCACCCATAAACAGACAGTAGCATCCGGACCTCCACCCTTAAAGAGACAGAAGCATCCGGACCTCACCCTTAAAGAGACAGTAGCATCCGGACCTCACCCATAAAACAGACAGTAGCATCTGGACCTCACCCTTAAAGAGACAGTAGCATCCGGACCTCACCCTTAATGAGACAGTAGCATCCGGACCTCCACCCTTAAAGAGACAGAAGCATCCGGACCCCACTCTTAAAGGAACAGTAGCATCCGGACCTCACCCTTAAAGGGACAGTACAATCCGGACCCCACCCTTAAAGCGACAGTAGCATCCGGACCTCACCCTTAAAGGGACAGTAGAATccggacccccccccccacccttaaagGGACAGTCATCCAGACCTCATCCTTAAAGAGACAGTAACATCCGGACCTCACCCTTAAAGGGACAGTAACATCTGGACCTCACCCTTAAAGGGACAGTAGCATCCGGACCTCACCCTTAAAGAGACAGTAGCATCCGGACCTCACCCTTAATGAGACAGTAGCATCCGGACCTCACCCATAAACAGACAGTAGCATCCGGACCTCACCCTTAAAGAGACAGAAGAATCCGGACCTCACCCTTAAAGAGACAGAAGCATCTGGACCTCACCCATAAACAGACAGTAGCATCCGGACCTCCACCCTTAAAGAGACAGAAGCATCCGGACCTCACCCTTAAAGAGACAGTAGCATCCGGACCTCACCCATAAAACAGACAGTAGCATCCGGACCTCACCCTTAAAGAGACAGTAGCATCCGGACCTCACCCTTAATGAGACAGTAGCATCCGGACCTCCACCCTTAAAGAGACAGTAGCATCCGGACCTCACCCTTAATGAGACAGTAGCATCCGGACCTCACCCTTAAAGGGACAGTAGAATccggacccccccccacccttaaagGGACAGTCATCCAGACCTCATCCTTAAAGAGACAGTAACATCCGGACCTCACCCTTAAAGGGACAGTAACATCTGGACCTCACCCTTAAAGGGACAGTAACATCTGGACCTCACCCTTAAAGGGACAGTAGCATCCGGACCTCACCCTTAATGAGACAGTAGCATCCGGACCTCACCCATAAACAGACAGTAGCATCCGGACCTCACCCTTAAAGAGACAGAAGAATCCGGACCTCACCCTTAAAGAGACAGTAGCATCTGGACCTCACCCATAAACAAACAGTAGCATCCGGACCTCCACCCTTAAAGAGACAGAAGCATCCGGACCTCACCCTTAAAGAGACAGAAGCATCCGGACCTCACCCTTAAAGAGACAGTAGCATCCAGACCTCACCCGTAAACAGACAGTCGCAGCCAGACCTCACCCTTAAAGAGACAGTAACATCCGGACCTCCACCCTTAAAGAGACAGAAGCATCTGGACCTCACCCTTAAAGAGACAGTAGCATCCGGATCTCACCCTTAAACAGACAGTAACATCCGGACCTCACCCTTAAAGAGACAGTAGCATCCGGACCTCACCCTTAAACAGACAGTAACATCCGGACCTCACCCTTAAAGAGACAGTAGCATCCGGACCTCACCCATAAACAGACAGTAGCATCCGGAACTCCACCCTTAAAGAGACAGAAGCATCCGGACCTCACCCTTAAAGAGACAGTAGCATCCGGACCCCACCCTTAAAGAGACAGAAGCATCTGGACCTCACCCGTAAACAGACAGTAGCATCCGGACTTCACCCTTAAAGAGACAGTAGCATCCGGACCTCACCCTTAAAGAGACAGTAGTATCCGGACCTCACCCTAAAAGAGACAGTAGCATCCGGACCTCACCCTTAAAGAGACAGTAGCATCCAGACCTCACCCTAAAAGAGACAGTAGCATCCACACCTCACCCTTAAAGAGACAGTAGCATCCAGACCTCACCCTTAAAGAGACAGTAGCATCCGGACCTCACCCTTAATGAGACAGAAGCATCCGGACCTCCACCCTAAAAGGGACAGTATTATCCAGACCTCACAATTTTTGGACATTGAGCATTGGTTTCCATTGTACTATCTCACACCAgagcattgagatagaacaagggaAACCAAGAAAAGAATGCAAATGAAAGTTttatagttacagagaaggtgcagcatAG
The sequence above is drawn from the Mobula hypostoma chromosome 2, sMobHyp1.1, whole genome shotgun sequence genome and encodes:
- the stum gene encoding protein stum homolog, producing MKNASGIKLDQPGSNRDQTGSGPGSVQDLSGINARPSDPGSDREQPGVAAGSAQEQGLQEAAGGKEVPQPKAWAGSRNRLSHNLGTVVRVREKKGRLRAAIPYMPFPLAVFCLFLNTFIPGMGTFLSAFTVLCGARTDVPNRHVCCAFLLNVVAAFIQIVTAVVIVGWIMSIFWGMDMVALATYREHGITQQL